In a single window of the Pseudomonas oryzihabitans genome:
- a CDS encoding MFS transporter, which yields MTIQVTPETESVSRPQVPPVAATQQTSRFTRYRWLICALLFVAIGINYIDRQMIGILKPTLQADLGWTETDYATIVFWFQCAYAIGFLTFGRIIDKVGVRIGYALAFTIWTIASIGHGIAHTVTHFVLVRFTLGFGESGSFPASLKAVSEWFPQKERAQATGLFNAGTAMGPIITPLLVPAITLAWGWRAAFISIGLVTALWLIAWLLIYRRPHEHPKVSREELAYIQADDGSPVAATPATQTKISWFKLLTFRETWAYAAGKFLTDPIWWLYLFWLPDFLGKTYGLNLKSFGPPLIAIYILADIGSVMGGWGSSKQMKLGRSANLARKTTMLLCALAVVPIVTAQFVSSLWLVVGIIGLAAAAHQAWSANLMTLPSDLFPKEAVASVIGIGGTAGAIGGMLMTTYNGYILQIFKSYQPIFIVAGSAYLVAIVVIHVLTPRLKPVPLERISVD from the coding sequence ATGACTATCCAGGTCACTCCCGAGACGGAGTCCGTCTCGCGGCCGCAGGTCCCGCCCGTCGCCGCTACCCAGCAAACCTCCCGCTTCACGCGCTATCGCTGGCTGATCTGCGCCCTGCTGTTCGTCGCCATCGGTATCAACTACATCGACCGCCAGATGATCGGCATCCTCAAGCCCACGCTGCAGGCGGACCTGGGCTGGACGGAGACCGACTACGCCACGATCGTGTTCTGGTTCCAGTGCGCCTATGCCATCGGCTTCCTGACCTTTGGCCGCATCATCGACAAGGTCGGGGTACGCATCGGCTACGCCCTGGCCTTCACTATCTGGACCATCGCCAGCATCGGCCATGGCATCGCCCATACCGTCACGCACTTCGTGCTGGTGCGCTTCACCCTCGGCTTCGGCGAGTCCGGCAGCTTTCCGGCCAGCCTCAAGGCGGTGTCGGAATGGTTTCCGCAAAAGGAACGCGCCCAGGCTACCGGGCTGTTCAACGCCGGCACCGCCATGGGGCCAATCATCACACCTTTGCTAGTACCGGCCATCACTTTGGCCTGGGGCTGGCGTGCGGCCTTCATCTCCATCGGCCTCGTCACCGCCCTGTGGCTGATCGCCTGGTTGCTGATCTATCGTCGCCCTCACGAGCACCCCAAGGTGAGTCGTGAAGAGCTGGCCTACATCCAGGCGGACGATGGCTCCCCGGTGGCGGCGACGCCGGCCACCCAGACCAAGATTTCCTGGTTCAAGCTGCTGACCTTCCGCGAGACCTGGGCCTACGCCGCGGGCAAGTTCCTTACCGATCCGATCTGGTGGCTCTACCTGTTCTGGCTGCCGGACTTCCTCGGCAAGACCTATGGCCTGAATCTGAAATCCTTCGGTCCGCCGCTGATCGCCATCTATATCCTGGCCGACATCGGTTCGGTGATGGGCGGCTGGGGTTCTTCCAAGCAGATGAAGCTCGGCCGTAGCGCCAACCTGGCACGCAAGACCACCATGCTGCTCTGCGCCCTGGCGGTCGTCCCGATCGTCACCGCCCAGTTCGTCTCCAGCCTGTGGCTGGTGGTGGGCATCATCGGTCTCGCCGCCGCGGCGCACCAGGCCTGGTCGGCCAACCTGATGACCCTGCCGTCGGACCTCTTCCCCAAGGAAGCCGTGGCCTCGGTGATCGGCATCGGCGGTACCGCGGGTGCCATCGGCGGCATGCTGATGACCACCTACAACGGTTACATCCTGCAGATCTTCAAGTCCTACCAGCCGATCTTCATCGTGGCCGGCAGCGCCTACCTGGTGGCCATCGTGGTCATCCATGTGCTCACGCCGCGGCTGAAGCCGGTACCGCTGGAGCGCATCTCGGTAGACTGA
- a CDS encoding PAS domain-containing protein, with protein MPLADIPSLLARIAELEQHNQQLRHQLDDQAMPSEGAATLASERYQFLFNAMDEGFCIIEFLDGPHGPLSDYLHVEANPAYAAHAGIPNVVGQKLRDMVGDEAQAWLDRYGHVLRTGESIRFEQELVATGRYLDVTAFRVEPASRRQVAVLFQDITPRKRAEAALRQLNETLEERVQAALAANRILANVVDGAAALIQVLDFNFRWLAINGSGADVFEQVIGVRPRIGASFSESLRHRPELRDGILAHWRRAFAGETFSEIISVGEEPGLRHYELQFSPLHDAEGRTIGAYQFAYDVTERLNEQERIRLMEEALRQSQKMEAVGQLTGGIAHDFNNLLTGILGSLEMLDVRLRQGRLQNLDRYTGTARSAAQRAAALTHRLLAFSRRQTLDPQPVALEQLVIGLEDLIQRSIGPQIALEREADPGLWLTHIDGLQLENALLNLCLNARDAMPEGGRIRIVLSNERLDEARAQRCALPQGDYVRLSVGDTGSGMSDEVRARVFDPFFTTKPLGQGTGLGLSMVHGFVLQSGGEIQIESAPAAGTWVHLYLPRHHRMPIADTTAHVEPEPNLPGQGETILVVDDEPTIRALLVDVMTAQGYQVLEAADAATALALLLPDTPLDLLVTDVGLPGTFNGRQLADALRDLRPGLPVLFITGYAESHIIGDGDLEAGMRVLTKPFTLDALERRIQLMLTPP; from the coding sequence GTGCCCCTCGCCGATATCCCTTCCCTGCTGGCGCGCATCGCCGAGCTGGAGCAGCACAATCAACAGCTGCGCCATCAGCTCGACGACCAGGCCATGCCGTCGGAGGGCGCCGCCACCCTGGCCAGCGAGCGTTATCAGTTTCTCTTCAACGCCATGGACGAAGGCTTCTGCATCATCGAGTTCCTCGATGGTCCCCATGGCCCCCTGAGCGATTACCTTCATGTCGAGGCCAATCCGGCCTATGCCGCCCATGCCGGCATTCCCAACGTGGTGGGCCAGAAGTTGCGCGACATGGTCGGCGACGAGGCCCAGGCCTGGCTCGACCGCTACGGCCACGTACTGCGGACGGGCGAATCCATCCGCTTCGAACAGGAGCTGGTGGCCACCGGGCGCTACCTGGACGTCACCGCCTTTCGCGTGGAGCCGGCCAGCCGCCGCCAGGTCGCGGTGCTGTTCCAGGACATCACCCCACGCAAGCGCGCCGAAGCCGCCCTGCGCCAACTCAACGAAACCCTCGAAGAACGGGTGCAGGCCGCCCTGGCCGCCAACCGTATCCTGGCCAACGTGGTGGACGGCGCCGCCGCGCTGATTCAGGTACTGGATTTCAATTTCCGCTGGCTGGCGATCAACGGCTCCGGTGCCGATGTCTTCGAACAGGTGATCGGGGTCCGCCCCCGTATCGGCGCCTCCTTCAGCGAAAGCCTCAGGCACCGTCCCGAACTGCGCGACGGCATCCTCGCTCACTGGCGCCGCGCCTTCGCCGGCGAGACCTTCAGCGAGATCATCTCGGTGGGCGAGGAGCCAGGCCTGCGCCATTACGAGCTGCAGTTCAGCCCCTTGCACGATGCCGAAGGCCGCACCATCGGTGCCTACCAGTTCGCCTATGACGTGACCGAGCGGCTCAACGAGCAAGAGCGCATCCGCCTCATGGAAGAAGCCCTGCGCCAGTCGCAGAAGATGGAGGCGGTCGGCCAGCTCACCGGCGGCATCGCCCATGACTTCAATAACCTGCTGACCGGTATCCTGGGTTCGCTGGAGATGCTCGACGTGCGTCTGCGGCAGGGCCGCCTGCAGAATCTGGATCGCTACACCGGCACCGCCCGCAGCGCCGCCCAGCGCGCCGCTGCCCTGACCCACCGCCTGCTGGCCTTTTCTCGTCGCCAGACCCTGGATCCCCAACCGGTGGCCCTGGAACAGCTGGTGATCGGCCTCGAAGACCTCATCCAGCGCAGCATAGGTCCGCAGATCGCCCTGGAGCGCGAGGCCGATCCAGGCCTCTGGCTGACCCATATCGACGGCTTGCAACTGGAAAACGCCCTGCTCAATCTCTGCCTCAATGCCCGCGACGCCATGCCCGAAGGCGGTCGCATCCGCATCGTCCTGAGCAACGAGCGTCTCGACGAGGCGCGTGCCCAGCGTTGCGCCCTGCCCCAGGGCGACTACGTGCGCCTGAGCGTGGGCGATACCGGCAGCGGCATGAGCGACGAGGTGCGCGCCCGGGTCTTCGATCCCTTCTTCACCACCAAACCGCTAGGCCAGGGCACCGGCCTGGGCCTGTCCATGGTGCATGGCTTCGTGCTGCAGTCGGGTGGCGAGATCCAGATCGAATCCGCGCCCGCGGCGGGTACCTGGGTCCACCTCTATCTGCCGCGCCATCATCGGATGCCGATCGCTGACACCACAGCCCATGTCGAACCCGAGCCCAACCTTCCCGGCCAGGGCGAGACCATCCTGGTGGTCGACGACGAACCCACCATCCGCGCCCTGCTGGTCGACGTCATGACGGCCCAGGGCTACCAGGTACTGGAAGCGGCCGATGCCGCCACGGCACTGGCGCTGCTGCTGCCCGACACCCCTTTGGACCTGCTGGTCACCGATGTCGGCCTACCCGGGACATTCAATGGTCGCCAGCTGGCCGACGCCCTGCGCGACCTGCGTCCGGGCCTGCCGGTGCTGTTCATCACCGGCTACGCGGAAAGCCATATCATCGGGGATGGCGATCTCGAAGCCGGCATGCGGGTGCTGACCAAGCCCTTCACCCTGGATGCCCTGGAACGGCGCATCCAGTTGATGCTAACCCCGCCCTGA